A genomic stretch from Thunnus maccoyii chromosome 19, fThuMac1.1, whole genome shotgun sequence includes:
- the LOC121886029 gene encoding CDK5 regulatory subunit-associated protein 2-like isoform X4, with protein sequence MDSVVGDDMTLPVDINGSCRLPDSIDAGEYSTDSMTAPSFPGKMSPIKALTMKDYENQITALKKENFNLKLRIYFMEERMQQKCDDSTEDIFKTNIELKVECESMKRDLAEKQELLVSASKALESLAGRESGEPQRVREQAQREMDALRDAFNKRIADLEQSLRTAEEEVEKMAAIAEQEKFKNINMEKQLQALGLPSAITPVPSPVHDLQLALQDKDNIIEQLKITLKNQEAVIHQKNNRDQETDAPSAECVKQLSDLIAKKDHELEALRDELHKEKDRVQPDHQKSEVSRLESVNKLLTEELTQAKSTNENLTRTLDDTQSQNKTLSGNLEEKENELNSEKKNALKRDKTIQGLTQVLREKEKEIAELCHEIEDRDDALAKAREAAHKAQLQKYQGVEEHQNLLMAKQTELAQLQGEHHAKVLEAQKLQRALDRKEQELADLQQAKDQLEVELEDLQQQKKKGDKALNDLNNQLKKQSGEIGDRESALEQQYQELLDQTKRKLQAREVTIQRLSTTLADKEQQLQEYINMVRDLEQSKSPGGNDNMLSKLRQRLKEKEKALEEALDEKFAAIEEKDNEIHQLQLSLREKERDLDRLNNLLSHNEETINSFDSLIKEKDVELQHLANTLKNLQRAKQDVEDNLNRSLREKDAIISQLQLSLEGKTKDMDEMAESMLSQSQTNARDLAEQMGQRLKVTEAMLAEAVKARERLVADNESAVEGLLATISSKDQLLKESAEHYNRMLSERTQEIQELRRQLSDRQQQLDTAEKQSSTTAQEGYLETAELRALLAEKESLINKLLQRGQERDQYLAEMRQKEESDHVLELRQTIQVMQEKLDEREAELSRRNSEDNVENIPHSKKAVVILKKELAQKTDALNKALKRENELKISLAELQSLLSELEGRNEGQAANIESLTATLKTKDEIINVLHQRLGQRADSRADHTQDPVIGSGMERSLPGLPQRERTMIGGDSQQEALPNLIALQQEQDALNKALRAEQQLYSSLVRAVKEQDSAQRLHALQLELTAVQLLRQQLEESIKTNEELRDDLERELDRAKLREGMDLIDPKELESMRHQLEDAQRWNASLQARLGAIQNRGGGVGGANDGGDTLSFIGDQTSYMSICVAEGQDDSLSLLSSQELRQKVLELQDCVNRLQTLNNELQSRLSLLEKSDRDAYRKEDKDLAGSSPWKQQLEKTREAQPLTHSSGMNHSGQDKESQTDTNLGQMVSGKLLDDESVDSGISQSREHAQSGNNSLNTEEKDSRERKRDIMALKSLLTDCGATSVSHLREELLRLKSENVELRGLLKEQKSTECKEKESTDASGNSSDGQAELRQSVETLQAGAKGHSKVTRLSKDKGDKISNEVPDGEIPVAMELIVSTAEEEMERLETEGQSHSKSAKQHVAKHGAGVRSRLPVPLRSKMEASGSKQEPGNLQSEHDSDHVKTDALQHLLLNDVYETEQQLHADSSSSASLQPSTSPSSTLRHAHCSSSPGGSDNGSKAIETPDDTQVQSALFTQLELLHQECQEKEALINKLSEQLSDWEELHAQLQEKERINRQYAEALQAAESTIAYLTACSLDSQGGLMSSSCPGSGSVGSDAALHSRCIELQKALQEKEDLNNQLIELLNLAEKAISSFDSQEKNPEVGDLHSKIETALQQGNASSNSSRGDFGCTEDSMHELQRHADSLQEALWEQNRLNAELQEKLWAAEAAAQHGCDGAGQNGTCSGQIVAESLMEKESKGQQRMMGSSDNVNLNQEMTKVLANCLNAAESAIASLAAHCTNTSSLASGRSSQTSPDLQIYLDKLQRALQEREELQGLTEPTQLTIKSSSNQSAATAGTKEQLHQELHHNLCLLYKVFSDLSQRISELQASLQEERGRREESKARTTVQDAKGLPPNVQVQLETLHKALREKKKACKSLEEKLATAQSIITKTPSPETARKDIEVGVNPSCSASSLPSLLKHEQATFSSTENLDSTSSTPYPSSPALSSAKVSLKGLQVYEDYGVSEDPLQLQTQVRELKVQLESQTKLILQMQSLLRRNSLSSDLVANASDPSIVRDQEGAQREDHTHDRSYRGGQLREKKEGENQAMKDKRSRLNMELERERTLNRSTSEPLQQTRSGSTSPARLDSLVQSQARELSQLRQQIKESRGLGVLHRRQLQELSKAFKELLQAGKVDHYMGDVVKEQLDKSLSILDRLEGRLDKGESHLDNEDVAALELSRRLAKELQEKNRLIQSLQNQFRGQSPSSHHSSHSDLYHSDRTSSSCHSSSATQGGSRAHSQRHLADRTVGGAQEEDVSGHREAASRLQGLQRENGRLQEKLRGSEELNATLRRELDLHRSIMAQNSSHHQEEDHSHEQEESGCQTEAHKHDGDVGSQKNASEQPHNMNSDLLAEHLQEIRALRQRLEESIRTNDRLREQLERRLAEVDKDSAATNIFIHGNEEKGQLANEVRFLWGQNQALKEQLNMGSRDKQKENEKLRETLARRTAKLEQSRKECEALMQENGRLQERLELSSQENAQLQESLHYSKEEMDRLQCEVKLQRQQLSDSQHVLQSLRVELQVYEKIKTEAQKHDESSETTLQPVPVPSSGSVDLGELLSEIRHLRLQLERSIQTNTALRQRLEEQLLRGQNRSETININYLLSSPDEGGRSPGRESCDPQRHSFQTHNEHTSVLYDEKRRAHSEVDGWSVSSSSGESLSGAPSRLVPGHRMWANRNGRHFLGLIEDYSALRKQISEGRKLSRSMDSQLQECLLTLRQQGSDNKVIEQQHLKSLSVNMNTMQQVLEEAGRLLKLVWRVSLPAGNAAGDNSNNQQDELLKNEIARLKSRLSQQERMLSGAVKRLRTTNQLKEGMERVIIDQLSLTHGVLKKARGNLETNYCTLFGLKGLSGGPDEGSPGQWPVGDTTDPQPEQISAVVCRATAGRHSVSSEENNSDASFHCSY encoded by the exons CTGCAGACTGCCAGACTCCATAGATGCTGGAGAGTATTCCACAGACAGCATGACAG ctcCGTCCTTCCCTGGAAAAATGTCCCCTATCAAAGCCCTCACCATGAAGGACTATGAGAAT CAAATCACAGCTCTGAAGAAAGAGAACTTTAACCTGAAGCTGCGCATTTACTTCATGGAGGAGCGCATGCAGCAGAAGTGTGATGACTCCACTGAGGACATATTTAAAACG AACATTGAGCTGAAAGTGGAGTGTGAGTCCATGAAGAGGGACCTTGCAGAGAAACAGGAGCTACTGGTGTCTGCATC CAAAGCGTTGGAGAGTCTGGCTGGTCGAGAATCAGGAGAACCCCAGCGTGTGAGAGAGCAAGctcagagagagatggatgcgCTTCGAGACGCATTCAACAAGAGGATAGCTGACCTAGAACAG TCTCTACGAACAGCAGAGGAAGAGGTTGAGAAGATGGCAGCCATCGCTGAGCAGGAGAAGTTTAAGAATAtcaacatggagaagcagctcCAAGCCCTGGGTCTACCCAGCGCCATCACCCCTGTCCCCAGCCCAGTCCACGACCTGCAGCTGGCTCTGCAGGACAAAGACAA TATCATAGAGCAGCTCAAGATCACTTTAAAGAACCAGGAAGCTGTAATCCATCAGAAGAATAACAGAGACCAGGAGACAGATGCACCATCAGCTGAGTGtgtaaaacagctgtcagatcTCATCGCCAAGAAAGACCATGAACTTGAG gcACTGAGGGACGAACTACATAAAGAGAAGGATAGAGTACAACCGGACCATCAG AAGAGTGAGGTTAGCCGATTGGAGTCCGTCAATAAGCTGCTGACTGAAGAGCTCACCCAGGCAAAAAGCACCAATGAGAACCTGACAAGAACACTGGACGATACTCAGAGTCAGAACAAG ACCCTGTCAGGGAATTTAGAAGAGAAAGAGAACGAACTCAACTCTGAGAAGAAAAATGCTCTAAAGCGAGACAAAACAATCCAGGGGCTCACTCAAGTCctcagagaaaaggaaaaagag ATTGCAGAGTTGTGTCATGAGATTGAGGACAGGGATGACGCTCTGGCCAAGGCTAGAGAGGCAGCACATAAAGCCCAACTGCAGAAATACCAG GGAGTAGAGGAGCATCAAAATCTATTAATGGCAAAGCAAACAGAGCTGGCCCAACTACAAGGGGAACACCATGCCAAGGTGCTTGAAGCCCAAAAGCTACAGCGTGCCCTGGACAGAAAGGAGCAAGAGTTGGCTGACTTGCAGCAGGCAAAGGACCAGCTAGAGGTGGAACTGGAGGACCTGCAACAGCAGAAGAAAAAGGGAGACAAAGCACTGAAT gATCTGAACAATCAGCTGAAAAAGCAGAGTGGTGAGATCGGGGACAGGGAGAGCGCTCTGGAACAGCAGTACCAGGAGCTGTTAGACCAAACTAAAAGAAAACTGCAGGCCCGTGAGGTCACCATCCAGCGGCTCAGCACCACACTGGCTGATAAAGAGCAGCAGCTACAG GAGTACATAAACATGGTCAGAGACCTTGAGCAAAGCAAAAGCCCAGGGGGAAACGATAACATGCTTTCCAAGCTGCGACAGAGgctgaaagaaaaggagaaagctCTGGAG GAAGCGCTGGATGAGAAGTTTGCTGCCATTGAGGAAAAAGACAATGAGATACACCAACTGCAGCTGTCTctaagagagaaggaaagagaccTGGATAGGCTCAATAACTTGCTCTCTCACAACGAGGAAACCATTAAC AGTTTTGACAGTCTGATAAAGGAAAAGGATGTAGAGCTGCAGCATCTcgcaaacacactgaaaaacctgCAGAGAGCCAAGCAAGATGTAGAAGATAACCTGAACAGGTCACTGAGGGAGAAGGACGCCATCATCAGCCAGTTACAGCTCTCCCTGGAGGGCAAGACAAAGGATATGGAT GAAATGGCAGAATCCATGCTGAGCCAGTCACAGACTAATGCACGTGACCTCGCTGAGCAGATGGGCCAGAGGTTAAAGGTCACAGAGGCTATGTTGGCTGAGGCTGTGAAGGCCAGGGAAAGGCTTGTCGCTGACAATGAGAGCGCTGTGGAAGGACTGCTGGCTACAATTAGCAGCAAAGACCAACTTCTCAAG GAGTCTGCAGAGCACTACAACCGCATGCTGTCTGAACGTACTCAAGAGATTCAGGAACTGAGGAGGCAGCtgtctgacagacagcagcagcttgaCACTGCTGAGAAGCAAAGCTCCACAACAGCCCAGGAGGGTTATTTAGAGACAGCAGAGCTCAGAGCCCTGCTTGCTGAAAAAGAAAGCCTCATCAAC AAGCTTCTTCAGCGCGGTCAGGAGAGGGACCAGTATCTGGCAGAGATGAGGCAGAAGGAGGAGTCAGATCATGTGTTGGAGCTCAGACAAACTATCCAGGTCATGCAGGAGAAGTTGGATGAGCGGGAAG ctGAGCTGTCCAGGAGGAACAGTGAGGATAATGTGGAGAACATTCCACACTCCAAGAAAGCAGTCGTCATCCTGAAGAAGGAGCTAGCACAGAAAACCGATGCATTGAATAAAGCACTGAAGAGGGAAAATGAACTGAAG ATTTCTTTGGCAGAGCTACAGTCATTGTTATCTGAGCTGGAGGGCCGCAATGAAGGTCAGGCTGCCAATATCGAGTCCCTGACTGCCACTCTGAAGACGAAGGATGAGATTATCAAT GTTCTCCACCAGCGCCTCGGTCAGAGAGCGGACAGTCGGGCTGATCATACCCAGGATCCGGTCATCGGCAGCGGCATGGAACGATCACTCCCCGGGCtccctcagagagagagaactatGATTGGTGGAGACAGCCAGCAAGAA GCTTTGCCCAACCTCATAGCTTTGCAACAGGAGCAAGATGCTCTGAACAAAGCCCTGAGAGCTGAACAACAGCTTTACTCCAGCCTGGTCAGGGCTGTAAAGGAGCAGGACAG CGCCCAGCGTCTCCACGCTCTGCAGCTGGAGCTGACAGCGGTGCAGCTCCTCaggcagcagctggaggagagcATCAAAACTAACGAGGAGCTAAGAGACGACTTGGAGAGAGAGCTAGACAGAGCCAAACTCAGAGAAG GTATGGACCTAATTGACCCTAAAGAACTGGAGAGCATGAGACATCAGCTTGAAGATGCCCAGCGCTGGAATGCCTCTCTGCAGGCTCGCTTGGGAGCCATCCAGAACCGTGGAGGAGGGGTTGGTGGGGCTAATGATGGTG gtGACACTTTGAGTTTCATTGGAGATCAGACCTCCTACATGAGTATCTGTGTGGCAGAGGGCCAGGATGACAGCTTGTCTCTACTCTCTTCTCAGGAGCTCAGACAGAAG GTGCTGGAGCTGCAAGATTGTGTCAACAGATTGCAGACGTTAAACAACGAGCTGCAGAGCAGACTGTCACTGTTGGAGAAGTCCGACCGTGACGCTTACAGGAAGGAAGACAAAGACCTGGCCGGCAGTAGCCCTTGGAAACAG CAGCTAGAGAAGACGCGGGAGGCACAGCCTTTGACTCACAGTAGCGGGATGAATCACTCTGGTCAGGATAAAGAgagtcagacagacacaaaTCTGGGACAG ATGGTTTCTGGAAAGCTGTTGGATGATGAGAGTGTGGACAGTGGTATTAGCCAGAGTAGAGAACATGCTCAGTCTGGCAACAACAGCTTGAACACTGAAGAGAAAGATtccagggagaggaagagagatatAATGGCACTTAAATCCCTGCTGACTGATTGTGGGGCCACATCAGTCTCGCACCTTAG AGAGGAGCTGCTCAGACTTAAATCAGAAAATGTGGAACTGCGGGGACTCCTAAAAGAGCAAAAATCTACTGAGtgtaaagagaaagagagcacagATGCTTCAGGAAACAGCAGTGATGGACAGGCCGAATTGAGACAGAGTGTGGAAACACTGCAGGCCGGGGCAAAAGGTCACTCTAAGGTCACCAGGCTGTCGAAGGACAAGGGAGACAAGATCTCTAACGAGGTGCCAGATGGGGAGATCCCGGTCGCCATGGAGCTAATTGTCAGCactgcagaggaggagatggagcgTCTGGAAACTGAAGGCCAGTCACACAGCAAGAGTGCAAAGCAGCATGTCGCAAAGCACGGG GCTGGTGTCAGATCTCGCCTCCCGGTCCCTTTGAGGTCGAAAATGGAAGCTAGCGGCAGCAAACAGGAACCTGGGAACCTGCAGTCGGAGCATGACTCTGATCATGTAAAAACTGATGCACTTCAGCACCTTCTTTTGAATGATGTCTATGAGACTGAACAGCAGTTGCATGCAGACTCCAGCTCCTCTGCGTCACTCCAGCCAAGCACTTCCCCGTCTTCCACCCTCAGACATGCTCATTGTAGCAGCAGTCCTGGAGGCTCAGACAATGGCTCCAAAGCCATAGAGACTCCGGATGACACCCAGGTCCAATCTGCTCTTTTCACGCAGCTAGAGCTCCTCCACCAGGAGTGCCAGGAGAAAGAGGCATTGATCAACAAGTTAAGCGAGCAACTTAGTGATTGGGAAGAGCTCCATGCTCAACTCCAGGAAAAAGAGAGGATTAATCGCCAGTACGCGGAAGCCTTACAGGCTGCAGAATCCACCATTGCTTACCTGACTGCTTGCAGTCTTGACAGCCAGGGTGGACTTATGTCAAGTTCTTGTCCAGGTTCTGGTTCTGTTGGTTCAGATGCTGCCCTCCACAGCAGGTGCATAGAGCTGCAGAAAGCCCTACAGGAAAAGGAGGATCTCAACAACCAGCTCATAGAGCTTCTAAACTTGGCAGAGAAAGCCATCTCCTCCTTCGACAGCCAGGAAAAGAATCCAGAAGTGGGTGATCTACATTCGAAGATAGAGACAGCACTACAGCAGGGGAACGCATCTTCAAATAGCTCAAGAGGTGACTTTGGATGTACTGAGGATTCTATGCACGAGCTGCAGCGTCATGCAGACTCTTTGCAGGAGGCACTTTGGGAGCAGAATAGGCTTAACGCAGAGCTGCAGGAGAAACTGTGGGCTGCAGAAGCTGCTGCACAACATGGCTGCGACGGTGCTGGCCAAAACGGTACATGTTCTGGGCAAATAGTGGCAGAATCACTTATGGAAAAAGAGTCAAAGGGACAGCAAAGGATGATGGGAAGTTCTGATAATGTTAACTTAAATCAGGAGATGACTAAAGTTTTAGCAAACTGCCTTAATGCAGCCGAGTCTGCCATCGCCTCTCTGGCTGCACACTGTACAAACACTAGCTCCTTGGCTTCTGGTAGATCATCCCAGACCAGCCCTGACCTACAGATATATTTAGACAAACTTCAGAGAGCCCtgcaagagagggaggaactGCAAGGCCTGACAGAACCGACGCAGCTGACCATCAAATCCAGCAGCAATCAGTCTGCCGCTACAGCTGGAACAAAGGAGCAACTTCACCAAGAGCTCCATCACAATCTTTGTCTCCTCTACAAAGTCTTCAGTGATCTCTCTCAAAGGATCTCTGAACTCCAGGCTTCCTTACAAGAGGAGAGAGGCCGTAGGGAGGAGAGCAAGGCTCGCACAACAGTACAGGATGCCAAGGGATTACCGCCAAATGTTCAAGTCCAGCTGGAGACTCTCCATAAGGCactgagggagaagaagaaagcgTGTAAAAGCCTGGAAGAGAAACTGGCCACTGCTCAATCCATCATTACCAAGACACCGTCGCCTGAAACTGCACGGAAAG ATATAGAGGTCGGTGTCAACCCCAGTTGCAGTGCTTCTAGTCTGCCTTCGCTGTTGAAACATGAGCAGGCCACTTTCTCCTCTACGGAAAACCTTGACTCAACCTCCAGCACCCCGTACCCTAGTTCCCCAGCTCTCAGCTCAGCCAAG GTCAGTCTGAAAGGCCTGCAGGTGTATGAGGACTACGGTGTTTCTGAGGACCCTCTCCAGCTTCAGACACAAGTCAGAGAGCTGAAGGTCCAGCTGGAAAGCCAGACCAAACTCATTCTCCAAATGCAAAGTCTTCTGCGAAGGAACTCCCTCTCCAGCGACCTCGTCGCCAACGCCTCTGACCCGTCGATCGTCAGGGATCAAGAAGGGGCGCAGAGAGAGGACCATACCCACGATAGGAGCTACAGAGGCGGGCAGctaagagagaaaaaggagggggAGAACCAGGCGATGAAGGATAAAAGAAGCCGTCTGAATATGGAGCTGGAAAGAGAGAGGACACTGAACAGAAGCACGAGTGAACCGCTGCAGCAGACACGCAGCGGCTCTACATCACCTGCAAG ACTGGACTCCCTGGTGCAGTCCCAGGCCAGGGAGCTGTCACAGCTGAGGCAGCAGATCAAGGAGAGCCGTGGTCTGGGAGTCCTGCATCGTCGGCAGCTGCAGGAGCTGAGCAAGGCCTTCAAGGAATTGCTGCAGGCCGGTAAAGTCGACCACTACATGGGAGATGTGGTCAAAGAGCAGCTGGACAAGAGCCTGAGCATTCTGGACAGGCTGGAGGGACGGCTGGACAAAG GAGAGTCTCATCTGGATAATGAGGACGTGGCGGCTCTAGAACTGTCTCGCAG GTTGGCGAAAGAGCTGCAGGAGAAGAACCGTCTCATCCAAAGCCTGCAGAACCAGTTCAGAGGCCAGAGTCCCAGCAGCCACCACAGCTCCCACTCTGATCTGTACCACTCAGACAGGACCTCTTCCTCCTGCCACAGCAGCTCTGCTACACAGGGTGGCAGTCGAGCCCACA GCCAGCGACACCTCGCTGATCGGACGGTGGGAGGAGCTCAGGAGGAAGATGTGTCCGGTCACAGGGAGGCTGCCAGCAGACTGCAGGGCCTGCAGAGGGAGAACGGGCGACTGCAGGAGAAGCTGAGGGGCAGCGAGGAGCTCAACGCCACCCTGCGCAGAGAGCTCGACCTGCATCGCTCCATCATGGCCCAGAACAGCTCCCACCATCAGGAAGAGGATCACAGCCACGAGCAGGAGGAGTCAGGGTGTCAGACGGAAGCACATAAACACGATGGAGACGTCGGCTCACAAAAGAATGCTTCTGAACAACCTCACAACATGAATTCAG aCCTGCTGGCAGAGCATCTACAGGAGATCCGAGCTTTGCGGCAACGCCTCGAGGAGAGTATCCGCACTAACGACCGTCTCAGGGAACAGCTGGAGAGGAGACTAGCCGAAGTGGACAAAGACTCAG CAGCTACCAACATCTTCATCCACGGCAATGAGGAGAAGGGTCAGCTGGCCAACGAGGTACGATTCCTCTGGGGACAAAACCAAGCCCTGAAGGAGCAGCTCAACATGGGGTCTAGAG ACAAGCAGAAAGAGAACGAGAAGTTGCGGGAGACTCTGGCCAGGCGGACGGCCAAACTGGAGCAGAGCAGAAAGGAATGCGAAGCTCTGATGCAGGAAAACGGTCGACTGCAGGAGAGGCTGGAGCTCAGCAGCCAAGAGAACGCTCAGCTGCAGGAGTCACTGCACTACAGCAAGGAGGAGATGGacag GCTGCAGTGTGAGGTGAAGCTCCAGAGGCAGCAGCTGTCCGACTCCCAGCATGTGCTCCAGTCACTGCGGGTGGAGCTGCAAGTTTACGAAAAGATCAAGACCGAAGCTCAGAAACACGACG AATCCAGCGAGACGACCCTGCAGCCCGTCCCCGTCCCTTCCTCCGGCTCCGTCGATCTTGGGGAACTGCTGTCTGAGATCAGACACCTGAGGCTGCAGCTGGAGAGGAGCATCCAGACTAACACGGCGCTGCGACAGAGACTGGAGGAGCAGCTGCTCCGAGGACAAAACCGCTCTGAAACCATCAACATCAACTACCTGCTGTCCTCTCCCG ATGAAGGAGGCAGATCACCAGGTCGTGAAAGCTGTGATCCTCAGCGTCACTCGTTTCAGACTCATAACGAACACACCAGCGTCCTCTACG ATGAAAAACGTCGCGCTCATTCAGAGGTGGACGGTTGGTCGGTCAGCAGCAGCTCCGGTGAGAGTCTCTCCGGCGCTCCCTCTCGCCTGGTGCCGGGCCACCGGATGTGGGCCAACCGCAACGGCCGCCACTTTTTGGGCTTGATCGAGGACTACAGCGCCCTCCGCAAGCAGATCTCAGAGGGCCGGAAGCTGTCGCGCAGCATGGACTCACAACTGCAGGAGTGTCTGCTCACACTCAGACAGCAGGGCTCCGACAACAAG GTGATAGAACAGCAGCATCTGAAGAGTCTGTCCGTCAACATGAACACCATGCAGCAAGTGTTAGAGGAGGCCGGTCGGCTGCTCAAACTGGTGTGGAGAGTATCTCTACCAGCTGGTAACGCTGCTGGAGACAACAGCAACAACCAGCAG GATGAGCTGCTGAAGAACGAGATAGCCAGACTGAAGAGCAGGCTGTCACAGCAGGAGAGGATGCTGAGCGGAGCCGTGAAACGCCTCCGAACAACCAACCAGCTCAAAGAGGGGATGGAGAGGGTCATCATCGACCAGT tgtcTCTCACCCACGGAGTGTTGAAGAAAGCCAGGGGGAATTTAGAG ACAAATTACTGTACCCTCTTTGGCCTGAAAGGCCTGTCTGGAGGACCAGACGAAG GAAGTCCCGGTCAATGGCCAGTAGGAGACACTACAGACCCTCAGCCCGAGCAGATAAGTGCTGTTGTCTGTAGAGCGACCGCAGGCCGTCACTCTGTATCATCAGAGGAAAACAACAGCGACGcctctttccactgcagctacTAA